From the Primulina tabacum isolate GXHZ01 chromosome 15, ASM2559414v2, whole genome shotgun sequence genome, one window contains:
- the LOC142527678 gene encoding LOW QUALITY PROTEIN: anthocyanidin 3-O-glucoside 2'''-O-xylosyltransferase-like (The sequence of the model RefSeq protein was modified relative to this genomic sequence to represent the inferred CDS: deleted 1 base in 1 codon): MNNPEKQKLHIAMFPWIGMGHIIAYATLSNDLADRGHRISFLLPKKGLLKLQNQDVFSESIKFYTVAVPHVEGLPLGAETTGDIDYSAKDPLAIAFDSMSDEVEELLSGLKPDVVLFDFAHWMPKLAAKIGFKTVCYNTVAASSMAIGVVPARHFPKDRPMTDEELAEPPEGYPSQTVVIRRRPHEARALSFICSTYGAITFDVRIATALQDCDAIGTRTVRELEGPMIDYLSSQYKKRVFLSGPVLPQAPKTVLEEKWDSWLSKFKAKSVIYCAFGSQNIMLKNQFQELVLGFEMTGMPFFLVLSKPHGVNSIEEALPEGFLERVGGKGVVYDGWVQQTQILNHPSVGCFVSHCGFGSMWESLLSDCQIVLVPWMGDQILNARLMADELKVAVEVERGENAWFSKDDLCMSVKSVMDEDNELGKTIKQNHVRWKETLSKPGFYDNYIDNFIKNMYEL; the protein is encoded by the exons ATGAATAATCCAGAGAAACAAAAGCTGCACATAGCCATGTTTCCATGGATAGGCATGGGTCACATAATCGCCTACGCCACTCTATCCAACGACCTGGCTGACAGGGGCCATCGAATCTCTTTTTTGCTGCCCAAAAAAGGTTTGCTTAAACTCCAAAACCAAGACGTTTTCTCA GAATCCATCAAATTCTACACTGTTGCGGTACCTCATGTCGAAGGTTTGCCACTTGGCGCCGAGACTACAGGTGATATCGACTACAGCGCCAAGGACCCGTTAGCCATAGCCTTCGACTCCATGTCTGATGAAGTGGAGGAGCTTCTTTCGGGTCTAAAGCCTGATGTCGTGCTTTTCGACTTTGCTCACTGGATGCCGAAGCTTGCTGCCAAAATTGGGTTCAAAACCGTTTGCTATAATACTGTTGCCGCCTCGTCCATGGCTATCGGGGTGGTTCCCGCAAGGCACTTCCCGAAAGATCGGCCCATGACGGATGAGGAACTGGCGGAGCCGCCTGAAGGGTATCCTTCTCAGACGGTCGTCATCCGCCGCCGCCCCCACGAGGCACGGGCGCTGTCTTTTATCTGTTCCACTTATGGAGCCATCACTTTCGACGTTCGCATCGCCACCGCCTTGCAGGACTGCGATGCAATTGGTACGCGGACTGTTCGTGAGTTAGAGGGGCCGATGATTGATTACCTTTCCAGCCAGTACAAGAAACGCGTTTTCCTATCTGGGCCTGTTCTCCCACAGGCTCCCAAAACTGTTTTAGAAGAGAAGTGGGACTCGTGGCTGAGCAAATTCAAGGCAAAATCCGTAATCTACTGCGCGTTTGGAAGCCAAAACATCATGCTAAAGAATCAGTTTCAGGAGCTGGTACTAGGTTTCGAGATGACGGGGATGCCTTTCTTCCTGGTCCTGTCGAAACCTCACGGCGTGAACTCCATAGAAGAAGCATTACCCGAAGGATTCCTTGAAAGGGTTGGAGGCAAGGGAGTGGTTTACGACGGGTGGGTGCAGCAGACTCAGATTCTGAACCACCCTTCCGTCGGCTGCTTCGTCAGTCACTGCGGATTCGGGTCTATGTGGGAATCTCTGTTGAGTGACTGTCAGATCGTGCTGGTCCCATGGATGGGAGATCAAATTCTGAACGCGCGGCTGATGGCGGATGAGTTGAAAGTGGCTGTAGAGGTTGAAAGAGGTGAAAATGCATGGTTTTCCAAGGATGATTTGTGTATGTCCGTTAAATCTGTGATGGACGAAGACAACGAACTGGGGAAGACTATCAAGCAAAACCACGTTCGCTGGAAGGAAACTTTATCAAAACCTGGATTTTACGATAATTATATCGATAATTTTATCAAGAATATGTATGAACTTTAG